The bacterium DNA window ACAATATTCTTTGGAATTATTATAATTATTGTAAGCTGTTATAAGGGCTTTAGGGCAAAAGAAGGTGCAACTGGCGTTGGAGAGGCAACAACATCGGCGGTTGTAACATCCATTGCCACTGTTCTGGTCTTTGACTATTTTCTTACGGTAATCTTATTTTGATGATTGGTAGATGATTATATGAATCAAGAATTAGCAAAGGTAATAAACATATATTCAACCGGAACCCATAACGAGTTAAGCAATTACTTAATTGGCAAATCAAAGGATACCCTCATTGGAATATTGGTTGATTTAATGACAATGTATATAAATGATAAAAATTCATCCACCATCCGAGAATTTATCACGGTTACTTTGGCAGGATATGAACATAAAGAAGGGAAAATAGGTTATAATGGTTTTAAGCAAGATGTTTTTGTCCCTGGTAGAACCATAAAATGTGAGGCAAAGCCCAAGAATGTAGATACCAACTCAAGACCATTAAGAAAACTTAATGGCGGAGGAAATTTTACCGACTATACCTTTGAGAGATTGGAAAGAGACAGAAAAGAGAAAAACCTAAATGTGCTAATAAGCGGGTTTGTAGACGGAAAGCTCATTTATATACTTGAATTCCCCTTTAATTATCCTAAATTTACAAAACATTTAGAGGGGCAATTGCTAAAAAGATTTAAAGGGGGTAGAGATATTACAGGGCAATTCCTAAGAAGCGCCAATTTTGATTACAAGTATTTTATTGACTCTCCCAATTTGAAGATTATCTACATTTTAAAGAAAGATAAATTAGAGGGATATAAACCTTACATTGTCAAAGATTTCTATGAATTTTTAAAGAAAAAAGCAAAATGAATAAAGAGGAATATCTAAATAAAATTATTCAGGGAGATGCTTTGTCTATTTTAAAAACATTGCCCGATGAGATTGTTGATCTGGGAATAACCTCACCACCCTATAACAAAGGTGAAGATAAAAGAGGATGGCTGGTTAAAAATGTCCAATATTCAGGTGCAACAGATAAATTACCCGAGGATTTATATCAGAAAAATCAAATAAATGTTTTAAATGAGATTTTTAGAATTACTAAACCTCGTGGTTCTTTTTTCTATAACCATAAAATCAGGTGGGAGAAGGGGGAAATGCTTCATCCAATGGATTGGTTAAGAAAAACAAGGTGGACAATTAAACAAGAGATAATTTGGGATAGGATGATTGCAGCAAACATAAGGGGATGGAGGTTTTGGCAGGTTGAAGAAAGGATTTATTGGCTTTATAAACCCGAAAGGAAAAATTTAATCGGTGAGGAATTAAAGCCAAAGCATGCTTTATTAAGCTCAATATGGAGATTTCAGCCCGAGCAAAAAAATCCCCATCCCGCACCATTTCCCCTAGCACTTCCAATCAGGGTAATCTATTCTGTTATGGATGAAAATAAGGGAATAATCATTGACCCCTATTGTGGAAGTGGAACTACTTTGGTTTCAGCAAAGATACTGGGGCAGGATTTTATAGGCATAGAAATGTCGGATGATTACATTAAATATGCCAAAAATAGATTGGAGAACTATAAGAATGAGATAAAATATGCCCATTATGAAAAATTACAACATATAGTAACAAAGACATTTAAAGAAAGAAAAGAGAGGGGGGAATTTACTGGCAGATACAGAAAAAATAATACAATAAATATCCCAGAACAAAGAACATTAGAATTGTTTGAGGATGTTAAGGTTTCCTCAATTGGAATGATGGGAATATAAATGGATGATTAAAATAGAGGATATTTATAAAAGCTTTAGGAAAAATGAGGTATTAAAGGGTGTATCCCTTAATATAGAGGAAGGAAAGACCTATGTTATCTTGGGAAGGTCTGGTTGCGGAAAAAGCGTTCTTTTAAAGATAATTACAGGCCTGATGAAACCAGACAAAGGAAGGATAATTATCTTTGGGAAAGACATAGCAAGTATTTCAGAGGATGAGCTTATAAAGACAAGGCAGATGTTTAGCGTTGTATTTCAAGAATCTGCACTTTTTGATTTTCTAAATGTCTTTGAGAATGTTGGATTTTTTCTTATTGAGCATACTAATTTAAATAAGGCTGATATAATGGCTAGGGTAAAACATAGTCTCTCCCTTGTTGGTCTTTCAGGCATTGAAAGCCTATATCCTGTAAGCCTTTCTGGAGGGATGAAAAAAAGGGTTGCTCTGGCAAGGGCTATAATTACGAATCCAAAGATAATCTTATACGATGAGCCAACCACAGGGCAAGACCCTATTACAGGGTCTGAGATAGGCTATCTTATGAAAGACCTCTCAAACAGGCTTAATGTTACATCCATTGTTGTAACCCATGATATAGCCCTTTCTTATTCTATTGCAGATAGAATATCTATGCTTTACAATGGAAAAATTATTATTGAGGCAATGCCAGATGAAATAAAACAAAGCAATAATCCTCATATTAGGCAATTTATCACAGGAGGGAAAGAAGGATGAAAGATGAACTAAAAATAGGCATATTTGTTGGAATTGGCCTTTTTATATTGGCTTTTCTTATTATTGCCATTGGTGATGTAAAGATTGGCCAGAAAGGATATACCTTTACCATAAGGTTTAATTATGTATCTGGGATTAGGGATGGTGCACCTGTAATGGTCTCTGGAATGGATGCAGGCGTTGTAAAGGAGCTTTATCTTAAGAATAATAAGGTGTATGTAAAGGTATGGGTAAAAAAGGATGTAGAGATTCCATCTGACTCAATGGTTACTGTAAATACACTAGGCCTTCTTGGAGAGAAATATGTTGAGATAACCCTTGGAAAAAGCCTCTCTAAAGTAAAAAACGGCGATTTTCTGGTTGGTATTAACCCGGTAAATATCTCTGAAATTCTTGAAAGGTCAGAAATTGTTGTCTATAAGATGGAGCGAACAGTAACAATCATTGATAAGCTTATGGGAGAAAAGGAAGTGTTAGAAAACCTTGAAAACTCCCTTAAGAACCTTGCTATAATTACAAAGGATTCATCAGACATTATATCGGGAAATAAGAGAGAAATCATCAAAGCAATTAACAACATTTCCATTGCTTCAAAGGCTATTGCTGATATAACAAAGGAGAATAAGGAGAATATAAGGTCTTGTATTGTTGAATTAAAGGAAGCATCTTTATCTTTACAAAAAACAGCAAAGTCTATAGACAGGGAGACTTTATCAAACAGTATCAGCAATTTTAATAAAGCAACAGAAAGGTTTAATAAAATTGCAGGGGTCGTAAAGCCAGATGAATTAAAATCTGCAATATCTTCCTTTAATGAAGCAGCTGATAACTTAAATACAATTTTAAAGAAAAATGAAAAATCCATCTCAGATGGTGCATCTTCATTTAACAAGGCTATGACTGATTTAGGAAGGCTGATTAAAGAGGTAGAAAAGGGCTCTTCAAATATAACAGAAGCTTCAAAATCCCTTTCAAATACAGGAAAAAACCTAGAAGAGCTATCAGCTGACCTGAAAAAGAATCCCTGGAAGCTGCTTAAAAAGCAATAGTGTATTGTGTATGAAGGGAGGTTGTTTTATAGGAATATTCCTATTTGGAGCAACCCTCCTTTTTATATTTTCCTTGCAGGAAAATTTTACTAGAAAATTCCTTTACAAAATCTAATAAGTTATCTATAATTTAACTTAGAATGGCAGAAGAAGCATCAATTACAAAAGAAGAATTAGACGCCCTTCTTGGTGAGATGGGAGGAAAGGAAAAAGCTATCTCGCCAATTGAGGAAGAAAGGCTTGAAAACATCTATAGTGGAGCAATGCTTTCTGCTACAGAGGTTCTTTCCAAGGTTCTAAATAAACAGGTAAAAATAGAAAACCCAGATGTAAAAACCCTAACATCTGAAGAATTAGAAACAGAGCTTCCAAAAAATGCTATTGTTGTTGAGACAGAACATACAGAAGGATTAAAGGGAATGACCTATATGATTTTATTAAAAGAGCATGGTGCGACAATGGCAGACCTAGCAACAGGAGGGGACGGAACAAAGCCACCAGAGGAGCTAACAGAGGTATATCTTGGTGCCCTTGCTGATGCAATAGGAAAGATGATTGAGGCGGCAAATTCTTCTTTATCAACAAAGCTAGGAAGGCAAATTTTATCTACCCATCCTCCAAAGGTAAGAATTATTGACTTTGAAAAGCAAAAGACAGAGCTTGATATACTAAAAGAATCCCAGCTTGTAAAGATAAATTACAACCTTAATGTTGGCGATCTATTTGAAGGAGATTTCATTCAGCTTGTCCCTGTTGATATGGCAAAGCCCATTGTGGAAGGTATAGAAGAAAAAGAAACTCCATCTGTAATTCCTACAGGCCCTGTCCAATTTGCAGAAGCCCGTCCAACTATGCCAGAGATGCCATCCAATATCCAGCTTTTAATGGATGTTCCTGTTGAAATAAGTGTAGAGCTTGGAAAGACAAACAAAAACATCTCTGACCTTTTAAAGATAGGAGAAGGGTATATAATGGAGCTTGATAAAATGGCAGGCGAACCTGTTGATGTATTGGTTAATGGAAGGCTTGTCGCAAAAGCCTCTGTTGTTGTTATTGATGAGAATTTTGGGGTAAGGATAACAAGCATTATAACGCCAAAGGAAAGGCTTTCTTCTCTACAATGAAAACCCTTCCCCTTGCGGCTACACCAACATTTACCCTGGCATCGCCATCTGATATTAACATATTCTGGATTATTATAAAAATTGCTTTATATCTTGGATTTGTTGCTCTTCTTGCTTTTCTTATTGTTTTTGTTTTCAAAAGAAAAAGAAGGCCTTCTGAGGAAGGTATTATCCAGGTAATCGCTATAAAAACAATTGCACCAGGAAGATATATCCAAATTATTGAGATTCTGAATAGAATCCTTATACTTGGTATAGGTGAAAACATTAATCTCCTTTCCGAGATAAAGGATAAAGAGGAAATTGACCTTATAAAAGCAGAATTGAGCAAAGAAAGGGGAAGGAAAAATCCAGATATTCCATTTGCAAACTACCTCTTTAAAAAGAAGATAGATTTTCTTGAGACAGAAAGTGAGAGGTTAAAAAATATAGAAAAATGAATGCACAAGCACCAGGAATTTTATTTTCTCTCTTTCCATTTATCATCATTATAGCCCTATTCTATCTTTTAATAATTATGCCACAACAAAAAAAGGATAACGAGCATAAGAAGATGATTAATAGCTTAAAAAAGGGTGATAAAATTATAACAATAGGTGGAATTTGTGGGACAATTTATGATGTAGGTGAAAAAAGTATAATTTTAGAAATTGCTCCAAAAATAAGGATTGAATGCCTTAAAACAGGAATTTTGTCAAAACAATAAATCAAAATAAGGTGTAATAACAGAAATTGGTCTTCCCTTGAGTTTCCAGCCTTCAAATGGTGTGTTTTTTCCCTTTGATTTAAAATCCTCTTTTTTTACAACCCATTCATTTTTTAAATCAATAATGGTAAGATAGGCTTCGCATCCCTCTTTTGTTTCTCTTTGTAACCCAATTATCTTGGAAGGATTCTTTGCAAGCTTTCCTATTGCATCTATTAACGAAAGATAGCCTTTATTCACAAGCTCTGTTAGAACAAGGGAAAGGCAGATTT harbors:
- a CDS encoding flagellar biosynthetic protein FliO, with amino-acid sequence MKTLPLAATPTFTLASPSDINIFWIIIKIALYLGFVALLAFLIVFVFKRKRRPSEEGIIQVIAIKTIAPGRYIQIIEILNRILILGIGENINLLSEIKDKEEIDLIKAELSKERGRKNPDIPFANYLFKKKIDFLETESERLKNIEK
- a CDS encoding site-specific DNA-methyltransferase — translated: MNKEEYLNKIIQGDALSILKTLPDEIVDLGITSPPYNKGEDKRGWLVKNVQYSGATDKLPEDLYQKNQINVLNEIFRITKPRGSFFYNHKIRWEKGEMLHPMDWLRKTRWTIKQEIIWDRMIAANIRGWRFWQVEERIYWLYKPERKNLIGEELKPKHALLSSIWRFQPEQKNPHPAPFPLALPIRVIYSVMDENKGIIIDPYCGSGTTLVSAKILGQDFIGIEMSDDYIKYAKNRLENYKNEIKYAHYEKLQHIVTKTFKERKERGEFTGRYRKNNTINIPEQRTLELFEDVKVSSIGMMGI
- the fliN gene encoding flagellar motor switch protein FliN; translated protein: MAEEASITKEELDALLGEMGGKEKAISPIEEERLENIYSGAMLSATEVLSKVLNKQVKIENPDVKTLTSEELETELPKNAIVVETEHTEGLKGMTYMILLKEHGATMADLATGGDGTKPPEELTEVYLGALADAIGKMIEAANSSLSTKLGRQILSTHPPKVRIIDFEKQKTELDILKESQLVKINYNLNVGDLFEGDFIQLVPVDMAKPIVEGIEEKETPSVIPTGPVQFAEARPTMPEMPSNIQLLMDVPVEISVELGKTNKNISDLLKIGEGYIMELDKMAGEPVDVLVNGRLVAKASVVVIDENFGVRITSIITPKERLSSLQ
- the yajC gene encoding preprotein translocase subunit YajC, translating into MNAQAPGILFSLFPFIIIIALFYLLIIMPQQKKDNEHKKMINSLKKGDKIITIGGICGTIYDVGEKSIILEIAPKIRIECLKTGILSKQ
- a CDS encoding ATP-binding cassette domain-containing protein is translated as MIKIEDIYKSFRKNEVLKGVSLNIEEGKTYVILGRSGCGKSVLLKIITGLMKPDKGRIIIFGKDIASISEDELIKTRQMFSVVFQESALFDFLNVFENVGFFLIEHTNLNKADIMARVKHSLSLVGLSGIESLYPVSLSGGMKKRVALARAIITNPKIILYDEPTTGQDPITGSEIGYLMKDLSNRLNVTSIVVTHDIALSYSIADRISMLYNGKIIIEAMPDEIKQSNNPHIRQFITGGKEG
- a CDS encoding MlaD family protein, which encodes MKDELKIGIFVGIGLFILAFLIIAIGDVKIGQKGYTFTIRFNYVSGIRDGAPVMVSGMDAGVVKELYLKNNKVYVKVWVKKDVEIPSDSMVTVNTLGLLGEKYVEITLGKSLSKVKNGDFLVGINPVNISEILERSEIVVYKMERTVTIIDKLMGEKEVLENLENSLKNLAIITKDSSDIISGNKREIIKAINNISIASKAIADITKENKENIRSCIVELKEASLSLQKTAKSIDRETLSNSISNFNKATERFNKIAGVVKPDELKSAISSFNEAADNLNTILKKNEKSISDGASSFNKAMTDLGRLIKEVEKGSSNITEASKSLSNTGKNLEELSADLKKNPWKLLKKQ